A window of Conger conger chromosome 13, fConCon1.1, whole genome shotgun sequence contains these coding sequences:
- the LOC133107440 gene encoding olfactory receptor 52D1-like, protein MALKNTTHFSLFTLSGLQEETKESRYVLFSVTLICYFLIVLINVTLIFTILQEKSLHEPMYIFLCNLCINGLYGTIGFYPKFLYDLLAEDHVISYNGCYLQAFVIYSNVLCDYSILTVMAYDRYVAICRPLEYHSVMTNQAVVKFIVFPWVPPLLCESVSIFLNHRLTLCGASIEKVYCANWSIAKLSCSSNVANNVVGYTVLLVYFVHVVFILYSYVNLIKTCLKSREDRHKFLQTCLPHFFALTNMSIALLFDLLYSRYGSSSIPQGLQNFLAVEFLVIPPLLNPVIYGIQLTKLRYSLLRMHRKVKEQSPLASLRCSRATAACRHLLARLDAITWPAHYCLFTGSSAACRHLLARPDAITWPAHYCLFTGSSAACRHLLARPDAITWPAHYCLFTGSTVPPL, encoded by the exons ATGGCACTGAagaatacaacacatttctcACTGTTCACTCTTTCTGGATTACAGGAAGAAACAAAGGAAAGTAGATATGTTCTTTTCTCTGTGACTttgatttgttattttcttattgTGCTCATCAATGTGACACTAATTTTCACCATCCTTCAAGAGAAATCCTTACACGAGCCCATGTATATTTTCCTGTGCAATCTGTGTATTAATGGACTGTATGGAACAATAGGGTTCTACCCTAAATTCTTGTATGACCTACTAGCTGAAGACCATGTGATCTCATACAATGGATGCTATCTACAAGCATTTGTCATTTACTCCAATGTCCTGTGTGATTATTCGATTTTGACAGTTATGGCCTATGACAGATATGTTGCAATATGCAGACCACTGGAGTATCATTCTGTTATGACAAATCAAGCTGTTGTTAAATTCATTGTGTTTCCCTGGgttcctcctctgctctgtgagAGTGTTTCAATTTTCTTGAATCACAGACTAACATTATGTGGAGCAAGCATAGAAAAAGTCTATTGTGCAAACTGGTCAATTGCTAAGCTTTCCTGTTCATCAAATGTAGCAAATAATGTAGTTGGTTACACTGTACTGCTTGTGTACTTTGTTCATGTGGTTTTCATTCTCTACTCTTATGTTAACCTTATCAAAACATGTCTAAAGTCCAGAGAAGACAGGCACAAATTCCTGCAGACGTGTTTGCCACATTTCTTTGCATTGACTAACATGTCAATTGCTTTACTCTTTGACTTACTGTACAGTCGTTATGGATCAAGCAGCATTCCACAAGGTCTACAGAATTTCCTTGCAGTGGAATTTCTGGTAATCCCCCCACTTCTCAATCCGGTAATTTATGGAATACAACTGACTAAACTTCGGTATTCACTGTTGAGAATGCATAGAAAAGTGAAAGag CAGAGCCCGCTGGCTTCGCTCCGCTGTTCCCGAGCCACTGCCGCCTGTCGCCACCTCCTCGCCCGACTCGATGCTATCACCTGGCCGGCCCACTACTGCCTCTTCACCGGATCCTCTGCCGCCTGTCGCCACCTCCTCGCCCGGCCCGATGCTATCACCTGGCCGGCCCACTACTGCCTCTTCACCGGATCCTCTGCCGCCTGTCGCCACCTCCTCGCCCGGCCCGATGCTATCACCTGGCCGGCCCACTACTGCCTCTTCACCGGATCCACTGTGCCACCACTGTAG